The following nucleotide sequence is from Synchiropus splendidus isolate RoL2022-P1 chromosome 1, RoL_Sspl_1.0, whole genome shotgun sequence.
TCCTGttatctctccatccatccatttgtctGTCATGCCATCCATCCAGCTCTGTTCATctgccatccatccatatatCATCCTTCCgtttatccatccatctctcagtCCATCTATcaatccacccatccatccgtctgtttATTCAGCTGTCAGtctttctatctatccatctgccCATGCAGTGTTGAGAGGACCacacctccctctctctctagaACCCTACCTCAGACTCCCAGGTCACTTGACAGACTTCCCAGTGTTTCCTAGGTCTTGCCCAGAGGACTCCTCCCACTGGGGCCCTAACCTCACAAAGTATCCACTGACCGAAGTGAAGATCAGAACAAGATTCCAGGTGAATGTTCTCTCTTCGGAAGCTGAGACTGAGGTGGCATCTTGTCAGGATGTCTCCTGGACCACACTCAGAACCCACTGGAGAGATGACCTGCGAACACCTCAGTATTCCTCCAGAGGAGCTCAGACCTTGAGTAAACGgaaagggatggatggatggaggtcaGATGACTGTGGTCCACAGAAAGTATTTGTGAAAACAGCACCTGTGGACAGAATCAAACCACAACTCAGGCGTTGAATGGAGGTTGAACAACTTAGTTAGCTTGTGGGTCAAGATATATTTTTTAGCAGTTAGTTTTGAATGGAATCTGTAGCAGCTGGCACAGGCTAATGTAAGGATTGGAGCAACGCTCACCTGGAAGGTGTCTCTGTGCTCTCAGGTGTCTCTGGTGGTCAACGTGGCCAGCGAGTGCGGCTTCACAGAAGAGCACTACAAggacctgcagcagctccagcggGACTTCGGGCCGTACCACTTCAACGTCTTGGCTTTTCCCTGCAACCAGTTCGGCCAGCAGGAGCCCGGCAGTGACAAGGAGATCGACAGCTTCGTGCGGCGGGTCTATGGAGTCTCCTTCCCGCTGTTCAGCAAGATCGCGGTGGTGGGCACCGGAGCCAACAATGTTTACAAGTACCTGGTCGGTGAGTCAACTGTTGGATTGTCTTGAAGAGTCTCTGGTGCAGTGTCTTCATTTGTGAGCGGTcttagagctgagccaaaagctcTCCATTGACCGGTGGACTTCTACTCACAAGTCGAGTTAGTGGAGATTCAAAGAAGTGGGTCAGATCATAGCTCTTTATCTCCTGTAGAAATGCTGTATATTCCATCAACAAAAGATTTGGATGCCGCTGTCTCTGGGACCATCAATCCTCCAGAGGAGCTATCAGCTCGCTGAGTCCGCTCCGTACACCGCtgtaaaatctgggctctgattggctaAGTTGCCTCCACGTGACTAGGATGCCTCAGCTTGAGCTATTGGTGCTTCAGATGAAATGTGCTGCTACAAACGCGATGAAGCTGTCGCCCCAAACACGTCACGTCAGCGTCTCCAGTCGTGAGGACGGATGGTGGTGAAGAAtaagctgagccagaagacaaagctggtttctcctctcacgTGAGTGAGCCGAAGAACAAGGGTTTCCCTTTCAGGGCTGCCTTAGtgggagaagctcagtcatcgaGGAGAGACCCCAGGTGGAGCACTCACCTCatgttaaattgaaaaaaaagcaactcttCAGCTCTGCTACTGAAGAGCTGCCAGATATTTTTCCAAATTCTCCAGGACAAATCAACAGCAGCACCCACTATTGCTGTAGTCACCAGAGGGTTAAAGGAACTTCATGTTCTCCACTGTCACATAAGTGCAGCTGCAATTACGTCGCACATACTGTAACAGTTAAATTGAGCCAAAGTATGCGACACATTTGAGCGGGATCGAATGCGAATCCTCAGCCTGTCACATCGATATTGTTGACTGAGTGAATCAGTGGGCGAGGCTGCAACTTAAAGCTCATTCTAAAAAGAGGCAAGACACGGGTGCGTGTGGACGCAGGTGACTCTGAAATCATTTGTTAATATTAGCTTGCATTTAGCAGCGTCAACATAAGGAACTGCTTGCATAATGTATCAAGGTGCCACACGGATTTGATCGTCACTCAGCTGCTGTGACGCTTTTAACTTATCAAACATTTTTTGGCGCATTGCGTTGGAAAACCCGTGTCCCTGTCCTTCTCTGCAGAGTCCTCCGGAAAAGAGCCCGACTGGAACTTCTGGAAGTATCTGATCAACGTGgaggggaaggtggtggacgCATGGGGGCCCCAAGTTCCCGTCAAAGAGATCCGACCCAAAATAGCCGCCATGGTGCGGCAGATCATCTTGAAGAAAAAAGAGGAGCTTTGAGAGAGGGAGccctgttttcttcttctctgtgtcaAATAAAGATTCTGAGATGATCCCGATTCTAACTGTCACACCATTTACAAATGTGTTCAATCGATCTATAGCTGTGCAGTCAGTTTTAGAAACACTGTGGTCAGTTTCACATACTTTCTGTCTGACAGTAATGATCGGGTTTGTTCTTATTGCAATGTTACGTTTCAGTGAGCATGTTGTCACTGGCGTCTCGGAGGAGGAAATGTTTTCCTCCATCCTCAGAAGCCTGTGTGTCAATGACAGTGAAGCCTTTAATCTCGCTCCTCTTGTGTCAAGCTTATGTGAGTGATGCGGCCTTTTGTCTGATTCCTACACGTCTGTAATTGGTATTTAATACGCTCATTAGCAAACACAACAGAGCGGTGCAGCCGGTCTCACTGGCGTGGCCAGATGGACGGAGCGAGTGGACTCGCCCAGCTAGCCAGAGCCACTAGTGTTCCGGCGAGTTCCAGGTGAGGACAGGAACGCACTATGTCCAACATCACAGGCGGTAGTCATTGGTTTGGGTTCAAGGCAACCTTCCTCAAAGATTCCACGGTTTTAGCGCAGACTCTCTAGCTCCTCAACAGGATTGTCAGTGTAGTTCAACTAGCTGCTCAGCAGCCCTCAAACCTGGACACAGCAATGATCCGAGGTTCAAATTTGGGCCCTGGGGTCTTTTAAGCATAGCTATTCTCcttcttccttgtaaaataagtGTCAGTTTTTATCAGAAAAGCTTTGCTGTAGAGAAGTTCTTTATCATGGACCATTGCTACGTTCCACATGTTTCTCTCACCTGATCAACAAGGTTGGGTCTCAGATTCTATTCCAGGTGGCTGACCTCTGAGTCGTGGAGGGGTGACTCTCCATTAGGCATTTTTCTTGTCAATAATGCCTTTGTAGTTCCATCTGTAGTTCACATGGTTGGACCTGCAGGTTCATTTAAATCCCCAGAGGTCCACAAGCAAGTCTTGATCAAGAGGTGATTCTGAAAGAGATGTCCATCAGTGAGAAGTAAGTTAGAAGAGTCAGGGATTAAGATACAGAGcttgtcattgggagtgacaggaaaagacaagatcagaaatgagtgacAACAGTGTGGAGGCCAAATGAGGGCGGTCGGATGGTTTGGAAACGTGGAGAGGACaggcagagttggaccaagaatgttggagatgaagaagagaaagacaaccaatgaggttcaagaCAAAGGCATGATCACTGACAACTGGCGATGACCCGTGAAGAAGGAGGACTTGCTGAGGTCACCCTTTGTTGTCTTCAAAGCTGCGATGAGACTCTTCAAAGTGGCGAAAGTTGCCTCGATCGCTCGCGCTGACGGAGGAAGGGCGGTTGTTTGGTTGGACGATGCACTTGCTGCAGACGTCTCCTCCTTCAATGTGGCACGTTGGTCCCTCGTTGCAGACGTCTCGTGGTTCCACGTGGAATCTTCAATCTTCGAtgatgaatcagaatcagaatcagaatcaaatttattgccatggtcagtggggagcccactagcTAGGAacgtgttttggaataaagtgcaggGGGTAGTGGTAGCTGGAGTTGATGTCTGGACAGAAGAAGAGGTTCCTTCAGACGTTGCTGATGACTCAGCAGCTGTAGACTGAGATTTTGAAGTTGTTTGGGTCGATTCTGTCAGGCTTCTCCCAGGTGTTGTTGACAGGACTTCGGTGGCACCAGGTGTCGTGACACCAGGAGTTGATGCAGGTTCAGAGGTTTTCTTCGGGGCATCAACTGTTGATACAGCAGTTTTCCCTGGTGATGCAGTTGATGCAGTGACTAAAGGGGCACTTGGCTTTTTGGAAGTTGCTGTCGAGGCACTAACCGTTGCAAAACGGAAGGATGTTGGCAGTGCTGTTGTCGATTTAGTGTCTGTGGTTGAATCTGAAGATGTAGTGACCAACAGGGTTGTTGAAGGTTTGgaagttgctgtgaagtcacCGACTGTTGTCCTATTAGTGGTTGTTAGTCTCTGGAAGTTGGAGAAGAGACACCAACTGTTGTCAATTCAGTCGATGACTGAGATTTTGTCGTCTcacctgaagctgctgttttGACTGAAGAAGTAGATGTTGGTTTGTGAGGTGTGGTGTCCCTGGTGATGCAGTTGCTGCAGTGACTGAAGGGGCACTTGGATTTTTGGAAGTTATTGTAGAGAGTCCAACTGTTGTCAATTTAAAGATTGATGTTGCTTCTGCCATTGCTTTTTGTGATGCAGTTGTTGGTTGAGCGACTATGGTTGCAGCTGGAGGTTTGGTGACTGACATGGTTGTTGTTTCTGATGTTTCTGGAAAGTCAACATCTGTTATCCATTTCACGGTTGCTGGTTCCTCAGTTGTTGGTTGAACCATTGCTGTTACAGGCAGAGTTGTTGCAACTGATGGGGTTGTTGATGTCTCAGATGTTTCTGTAAAGTCAACATCTGTTATCCATTCCACAGTTGCTGGTTCCTCAGTTGTTGGTTGAACCATTGCCGTCACAGCTGGAGTTGCGACTGACAGGGTAGTTGATGGTTCCGTAGGTTCTATAAAGTCAACATCTGTTATCCAGTCGGAGGTTTTGGGTTCATCAGTAGTTGGTAGAGTCATTGCAGTCGCAGCTGGACTTGTTGTGACTGAAGGGGTAGTTGATGGTTTGGACGTTGCTGTCAAGTCAGAGTCCGTTGTCCATTCCGCCGTTGCCAAACCGTCAGCTGTCGGTTGAGCCATAGTTGTCGTGGTCCcagacacacaaactctctccaCAACATGGCGGTCCACCCGTGATCCCTCCCATGTTGGAGGTAAACGGTATGGTGCCCAGGGCGGCTGATGCTGTGCACACGTTTGATGACGCACAACCAAAAGCTTGGTAGCTATTTGTCCCGTTTTGCACTGTTGATGACACAAACCCACCACAATATCATACTGAATGTCACTTGGGTGACTCACCGGTCGCCTGGAAGCACTGGTTTTCCTCTCCCTGACATTGTAGTGGAATCGTGCAGTCACTGGTGGTCGGGTCACATGACAGACACTGCAGACAGTTGTCACTCTGTTCACCTAAGACTGAAACAGCAAAGAGACATGCTTCAAACCTAAAGAACTTTCCAAAAGACAACGTTCCCGACCTGGTTCCAAAAcgctcattttttcttttcgacTGAATTTCACAGTCTGTTTCAGAAACGTCATCACACCATGGAAGCGTTGTAGTCGGACAAAATCCCTGAGAAGGATTTTTCTCTGTACAGCGACCCTGAGTGCTCAGAAGAAGATCTTCATTTTCCAACATTTGCTTCCAGCTGCAATTCAAACAGTCAcgtaacacaaacacaaaacaaacttctCAAGAAACTAGAGTCATGTATGAAGCACTGCaagtatttttcttcttttttttttcccacgacACAACAATTCCATTGAAATAGATGAGTCAATTATATGTCTTCGACAAAATATCGATATTACAAAATTGCTGAACAAAAACCAAACATTTACATATTGTGAGAGAATAAAGGAAAGAGTATTTCACACGTTCTGTAtctaaagttgtttttgaaaaatgacaggCAAGCCAGAAAAAcactattaaaaataataatataataataatattaaaaattatatatatatatatatatatatatatatatatatatatatatatatatatatatatatatatatatatatatatatatatacatatatgatgCAGTAGTGAATGTTGACAGAAAGGCTACTGTGGTTAGGATCACAAGAATAATCAAGCAGGGACAatctaaaatgtgaaataatgtcgtgaaacaatgtgaaacaatgaaaccaataggaggtgaggaggagaagggTGGAGGCGGCAGGCGTGAAAGAGGTGCAGTGACGTCGGAGGGTGACGGAGGTGGCAGTGACTCACAAGCCAACGTGTGTGAGTTGCAGTTGTCAGTGTCACAACACTCCACGGACACAGTTTGACTCCACCATCCAAGGTCGCGGGTCCGGTCCGAGGACACAGCGAGGACGACGCACATGCCTTCTAGACCCCCTGGACGTGAAGTCCGGTCTTGCCCCCTGCGGAGGGAAGCGGCGTGAGCAGAGTCCTGTCCCTGCCCGAAGCATCAGAGTCGGGCCTGTTACCTTGGATGGACGCCGTTACACACATCGTCTCGGACGTGCACGTGGTCGCGCCCCAACAGTCTCCATCGTAGCAGGTGTGGCAGTCGAAATAAGAGAAGGCCGGGGAGATTGATCAACAGGTGGCAGCAGAGGTCAAGCTCTCGTGGGTGATAGATCACGTTTTGAGTTCAGAGAAAATGGATCTATGAAACACAATAATGATGCAAAGGTATagtaaaaaatgtttcaagtcTTGTTCAACTTCATTCTGACACTATCAAACGATATATACAAGACAAGTGATGGAATATTTTTCACTAAGTCACTTTCCTGCTCCTATTTGGTCAAGATATTGTTCAGGTTTTAGATCCTGTTCTCTGAGGTTTTTACATACAAATGGACGAAACTGGATCTACATATTCTACATAAGTATCATTTGACTGTTCTTATTAGTTCAATTGATGGACAAAAAGTGCTCATTTGTttccttggaaaaaaataaatatgataggCCTGGGTTCAATAGTCGTAGAAGAAAGTCACAATGAATTAAATGTATAATCCTTAGTCACATGTATTTAGcggcattttgtttttataccgTACAGCTCATGCCACTCCCCAACATTTCAGGTGACTTCATAAGATGAAAGATGGAGCTTCATAGACCCAATAAGCAAAGAAATAGAATCAGATTTTTTTGCAAAAAACCCATCAGTTTTAGAGTCAAttaatgatttattattattattattatgaatgctgttgttgttggtggtggTCACGGTTGAGTCTGATAAAGTACAGCTTTAAATTGATATTCATTAATAATTAAatgcgtttttatttattcaattgtgtctccacatctgtttcagtgtgtttaggtttaggtaaaaaaaaaacatgggaaaATGACTTAATAATGCTCcagatggaaacaaaaaaatgaataaattattatATATCGAGCAACATTTGTCAGTACTAAAAAATCATTGTGATCACAtgtataatattaaaaatattatattttgagTCTCGGTAGACTTGGAAATCAAATCCTCTTTCATGTGTAAAACCTTTCAAGtatcaaatattttcatgaattcTGTCAGTaggttcattttaaataaatatttaaagatgTATAATTTAAATATAACTGAATTCGATTTTTCCTAAACTGAAAAATGGAAACATAATCAAATAAAACTGGGGACGTCTGAAGAGAACGCTGAGGAGGATCAGCTTGGTCCTGGTGAACGTGTCCATCAGGTGAGTTCTGGCGCCACTCTCACCTGCCAAGCTGTTATATACAGCACTCCTGGCATGAAAGCGGCTGGATCTGGTCCGGACCCAGCCTCTTCCTTCGTGTCAGCGTGTCAACACACCCTCTTCACACAGGATCCAAAAGCATCCGTGCTGTGACTCCGCTGCATTCCTGTGCCAGAGTGGATCTCTGGATGGAGCTCGGCGCTGAATGTTCAGCACTCGCTCCGTGAGTCTCCAGAACTTTGATGGACGTCAGCGCTCGTGAGGTGGAAGGGCCCGGAGACggagaagcgcctggctctgaCTGGTTGACGGGGAAATAGTGCTTTTCTCTCCCTCAGCTGTGCAAGACCATGTCAAATGGATTTGCCTCAGGAGTGCGTTCCCATTTCTCCAAACATAAACCGTCGGCTCACAGTTCAATGACCCACCTAAACTCTAAAATCAGCAGGTATGGAGAGAGACCCCAGGCTCCCATGAGCGGGCCGCTCTCGTGGAAACACAGCGGAGGCTGCGGGAGCTAGTTCTGACTGTTCCTGTTTCTCCCCTGCTTTCCTTGATGACTTGTGTGTAGTTTGTTTCGCGATGCACCAATGTTTGTCTCTGTTGTCAGATTTTGCTCGACTTGTTCCAAGCACTTCTCTTCTGATCCAATGGTGTCCtctgtttctcctctctctctgtgtctgcgTGCAAGAACTTTAAATCTCTTGCACTTGAATTTCTTGCACACCAAATGCCCTCTGCTCGAGTCGAATGTCTTCCATGTGATATGCAACACATGTTTTTTTGCATGGCTGTCTACACTACACAAAGGCCAAGGGAATCACCATGAAGAGACATCAGTGCTCAATATTCTAAGGTGCGCGTCAACGAGTCTTCAGCAGTACAGTCGCAGCTACTTGAAGTCGCAGTAGAATCAGAAGTTGCAGTCCAAGTCTGTCATCATAAGTGGTCTTAATGGTAGTACCTGGAAGTACTGCGATCTCAGTCAGCATTAGATTAGAATTCAAAGGAAAGTATTTAGGAGTTATGTGGACGTATATCTGTAATGTTATTAGCAATTACAGGACCAACATTTGGAGATATTTTGTACCAGTGAATCCTATTACTAGTTTCAAATTAGATAGGAATTCACCGCTACAGTGGAAGTACTGTTAGAGGTAGTTGTAGACATTAGTACTCATTAACAGTAATTTGTACATGTATCTTTGTGGATAAGGAGAAATACTCGCAGTATTTCTCAAACTATCAGACGTAGTAGCAAGGAAATCATCGTCATTCGACTGGACTGGACCAGACCGGACCGGACTGGATCTATTCTCCAGAACCGTTTAGCGCTCATCGATACTAGTACTACTGGATCACTAGAGTACGAGGTACCGACAGAGTTGTGCTgtagtgttgcagtgtttgtaACTGCACTGGTAAACATGAAAACCCAAATTCAGGAGAACAAAGTAGTTGActcgctgcttcctgctgctcaccaCTGAGCCGGAGACGGGGCAGTTGTGAGGGGAGGGCTCTCTGAGTGAGAGCGAAACCTGCGGAGGGAAGTGGTGAAACGGCACCAACACATATTTGTGACGACAATCGGTTGAGACTTGCTGCTCCTGAACGCCTCATTTCCTCGCGCCATGTGAAATCACACACTGAAGTCAACATTCAGTTTGgatctttttttgtgtcacagAAAGTGATTCATTATTTCTTTTGCTCTTTCATGCTGAACTCTCATAGTCTGGGGTCGTATTACAACAAGAAATTTGTTGGTGGAAATTCATTTAGAGAAGGAAGCTGTCGTTCAGTCGGAGACTTATTTCCAGATTTTTCTGAAAGCTTTCACCAACACTGCGATTCTCAAAGCTCAAGTTCTAAAACTATTTAGTACAGAACTCACCGACCGTTCAAGAGAACTACTTGcagttgtgtgtatgtgtcgcAGATACTATGGTGTATATTCCACTTGCACTACATTACGCTGCACATGGTGGGGAATTAGCGCCCTCTAGGTGAGGACTATATAAGCAGCTTTTGGTGGAAGGTCGCCAGAGGTAAGGTCGTGCCGCATAGTGTTGaccacatgcaggtctcctgctgtgcCGGCGCCTCTGTGAAACACTGCGGTGAAAAAACAACTGTCAAACATGGCGCCTTTTAAACTCTAAGAAAAGTGCCGATACTGGCAACCGTTCTTTTGTCGAGGTGAAGCTGTGGCACAGCTGTCTCAGGGAAAAACATAGGGGCTCCACTGTCTGTGAAGCACGGTGCCGCAAGGCCGACAGCTTTTGTCTGTGGTCTCCAGGTGACGCCTCACAATATGAGCCGGTGTGTTGCCGAGGCGGTTGGTCTTAGTTTTGCAATGTTTGCATAATGTGTGCGTCGTGTCGGGCTCAGTGTTTCCAGGCCCTTGGTCTCCCAAAATGATGCGAAGCACTGGactgttctattgagacatcaacaaaccatggtgttggagacaaactccactcctgagttccatcaccAAGCCTCAGTGGAAGCTCGACATCACAGGAGTGCTGATCATCATTCTCTCGGTCGGCGGCGCTGCTCAGTTTGCAGTTATGTCATGCACACTTTGCCTCCACCGGAGGTGTTAACCATTGTGCAACACCCTTTTTGCAGAACtgtggagggagagaaagagtgaTAGTTAGAGGAGGACAAcgagaggtggaggtgaagaagagacatgagaggacaggaaggagaaggaggtgtGAGACTGGTGCTGTTGAGTCTGGAACAAGTGCAGACTGCAGCGTTTTCCTTGGGCCTTGGTCAGAGAGCGATGGAGCTCGAGGCAGAAGCCATGGGTCGACCCGACCGAATCAAGGAGACGTTGGGCTCCAGGGCCGCGTGATGGTAACACGACTATTTGTGCAGGCCAGAGGAGCGCGTCACATCATTGGGCCTACTACGTCAGTTTCCATGGGCTGCTTTAGCCCGTAACTGGTTTACAGGTCACCCACACTGGACTTCACGCCACCCCATAATGCTCTCTGCTCTTCAGCTCGATTGAAGAGTTCTCCTCTGCCTCACGCTGGAAGGTCTATGACCATCATCCCCATCAACACATGCTGCTCTTCCAGGCCATGTAGGAGGCCTGTGGGGAAACTGGCCCAGCATCATGTCAGGCCTGCCAGAATCCCTGCTGCCTGGAGCTGGAAGACACTGCTTTTTATCTTGCGTTTTGACATGGAATGCAAGGCCTATCTTCCAACTGATGCTCAGAGAAAGTGAAAGccaactagaagagctgctatttgaagtgaactattggagctggttTCTCTTCAAGCCGCCTGTGGGTGGTCCAAACGTGcgcatgcactgagccaattggtGAAGTGAGGAGTCAGTGAAAGGAACCTGTTGCTTCTTCATTtgagcctgatccacacagctcgctgttccatgaggagcgctcacagaatacggtggcctccagTGGACGAAACTCACGCCTTATCCATCCGTTTGAGAAAGGATCGATGTTTGCAAAAGTTCAGCGTGAAGAAATCAGACCACAGGCAACGTGAGAGGGGAAAAGCCACCACTCACCACAGTCGAACGATGTTCCGGTTGAGCTGCGGTCGCAGCTGCTCAGAGACGCTCTGGTTAAAGAGGGTCATGGAAACTAGGGCTGTGGCGAGAAAACGTTCCACTCACTGCAGATTTTTTCAAGAAGAGATTCATTTGCAAAGCTCCCACTCTGGCCCTGAGAAAACCGTAACTGTGTCGAAAGGCTTGTGCTTCTGTCCTTTAACATCACTGGTCAACAGTCTTCTGAGTTGTGGATGACTGAAGCTGGTAACAGCGAATGGTTTCTGTTCTACAGGAAAAGCTTTGTTTATCAGCGGTAAAACGCCATCCCAACTGAGCAAAGTGTCACGAGGAGGCTCTTTGTTTGCTCCGCCATCCGTCGACTTGGTTTAAATAAGTCCAAATATATGAGCAGAAAATATGCCAgatcagtttttattttccatcaaaCTCTCCAGTGAGCATATTTCCCTTCTGCATTTCATCACATTTATATTTTAGAGGATTTCTGGCCATCAACTGTTCCAATacatctgcttttatttcataTCATTTATTATGAACTATATTCGCCAGTAATGGTTGattgcatttttcaaaaatcttttaattaaatatattttattggatGATTTGCCTCAAACCACACGACGCCATTGGCACCACCAGCGCTCGCACCTGCTCGAGTGTCAGCCTGCCAGAGTCAACCAGAGTGCTCGGGGCTTGGGGAAACCCGTGCTGGACTTGTAGGGACTTATTCTTGGACACACcgccttgtggggacatttttctgaggttcagcctcaatttcaggacaaagacttcaaaacaatgctatgattctaactgggttaaccatgtgtttagggggagaggctggggaaagggtgatggccaggagaggtccccacaagacaTGTTTGTGTATGAGattaaaaacagtcagtaaagaCCAAAACATGACCGTAAACGGTTGCTTCTCGAGAGTTTCGCTGCTACCGATACTCTCCCACACCTTCTTCCTCTCAACCTAGTTTAGCTGAACGCTCACGGCGCTTGTGAGTCATC
It contains:
- the gpx7 gene encoding glutathione peroxidase 7, whose amino-acid sequence is MRSSALAVFLTLFSLTESKQKDLYTFKVVNSRGKLVSLDKYRGSVSLVVNVASECGFTEEHYKDLQQLQRDFGPYHFNVLAFPCNQFGQQEPGSDKEIDSFVRRVYGVSFPLFSKIAVVGTGANNVYKYLVESSGKEPDWNFWKYLINVEGKVVDAWGPQVPVKEIRPKIAAMVRQIILKKKEEL